A window of the Besnoitia besnoiti strain Bb-Ger1 chromosome VI, whole genome shotgun sequence genome harbors these coding sequences:
- a CDS encoding hypothetical protein (encoded by transcript BESB_065410): MAVLALHLGFGSAVVLFLVCVSLSLVWEGPNRAEALRPSLASGLHLWESEADANEYPGSRNFSGDGSLNDVATLEDGDDEDDDVNDMPSFVQKKNKDDAKDYDNVVRAAARIAKLDPEETLGRWRAEQERGTEATDFMDKILGTKNVKVTDEERQRIKPFAQQQHLDADQTIALWKKFKKEHHSIESFIGHVKQRRSLPGGRVSSPIPRASPLPLRSPLIEVCSVRS; encoded by the exons ATGGCGGTGTTAGCTTTACATCTCGGCTTTGGTTCGGCGGTTGTCCTCTTTCTTGTCTGTGTTTCATTGTCCCTGGTGTGGGAGGGACCGAACAGAGCCGAAGCTCTACGGCCTTCCCTGGCCAGCGGCCTCCATTTATGGGAGTCGGAAGCAGATGCGAATGAATACCCAGGTTCTCGAAACTTTTCCGGTGATGGCAGCCTCAATGATGTCGCCACACTTGAAGATGGAGACGATGAAGATGACGATGTCAACGATATGCCCTCGTTCGTCCAGAAAAAAAACA AGGATGACGCAAAGGACTACGATAATGTCGttcgcgcggctgcca GAATAGCAAAGCTAGACCCTGAGGAAACTCTGGGGCGATGGCGCGCGGAACAAG AGCGAGGGACAGAGGCTACAGATTTTATGGACAAAATTCTCGGAACTAAAA ATGTAAAAGTCACCGACGAAGAACGACAGAGGATCAAGCCTTTTGCCC AGCAGCAGCATCTGGACGCCGACCAAACGATCGCCCTATGGAAGAAATTTAAAA AAGAGCATCATTCTATCGAGAGCTTCATTGGCCACGTCAAGCAGCGTAGGTCTCTACCCGGGGGCAGGGTATCATCGCCTAttccgcgcgcttctccgctgccgtTGCGTTCACCCCTTATTGAGGTGTGCTCTGTGAGATCCTAG